The following proteins come from a genomic window of Panthera leo isolate Ple1 chromosome E2, P.leo_Ple1_pat1.1, whole genome shotgun sequence:
- the TMEM147 gene encoding transmembrane protein 147, whose translation MTLFHFGNCFALAYFPYFITYKCSGLSEYNAFWKCVQAGVTYLFVQLCKMLFLATFFPTWEGGIYDFIGEFMKASVDVADLIGLNLVMSRNAGKGEYKIMVAALGWATAELIMSRCIPLWVGARGIEFDWKYIQMSIDSNISLVHYIVASAQVWMITRYDLYHTFRPAVLLLMFLSVYKAFVMETFVHLCSLGSWTALLARAVVTGLLALSTLALYVAVVNVHS comes from the exons ATGACCCTGTTCCACTTTGGGAACTGCTTCGCCCTGGCCTACTTCCCCTACTTCATCACGTACAAGTGCAGCGGCCT GTCCGAGTACAACGCCTTCTGGAAGTGCGTGCAGGCTGGGGTCACCTACCTATTCGTGCAGCTGTGCAAG atGCTGTTCCTGGCCACTTTTTTTCCCACCTGGGAAGGCGGCATCTATGACTTCATTGGG GAGTTCATGAAGGCCAGCGTGGATGTGGCAGACCTGATAGGCCTAAACCTTGTCATGTCCCGGAATGCAGGCAAGGGGGAGTACAAGATCATGGTTGCTGCCCTGGGCTGGGCCACCGCCGAGCTCATTATGTCCCG CTGCATCCCCCTCTGGGTTGGAGCCCGGGGCATTGAGTTTGACTGGAAGTACATCCAGATGAGCATCGACTCCAACATCAGTCTG GTCCATTACATCGTTGCATCTGCCCAGGTCTGGATGATAACACGCTACGACCTATACCACACTTTTCGGCCAGCAGTCCTCCTACTGATGTTCCTTAGCGTCTACAAGGCCTTTGTCATGGA GACCTTCGTCCACCTTTGTTCCCTGGGCAGCTGGACAGCACTGCTGGCCCGAGCAGTGGTGACAGGGCTGCTGGCCCTCAGCACCCTCGCCCTCTATGTCGCTGTTGTCAACGTGCACTCCTAG
- the GAPDHS gene encoding glyceraldehyde-3-phosphate dehydrogenase, testis-specific isoform X2, whose amino-acid sequence MTSRRDAPAPLTWAPRTAVTSRQLPERPGNETLGHVETRHRPHQRHRCPATATAVPGFGRIGRLVLRACMEKGVKVVAVNDPFIDPEYMVYMFKYDSTHGQYKGNVEFRNGQLVVDNQEINVFQCKQPRDIPWKSVGSPFVVESTGVYLSLEETSNHIEAGAARVVICAPSPDAPMFVMGVNETNYNPGSMKIVSNASCTTNCLAPLAKVIHERFGIVEGLMTTVHSYTATQKTVDGPSKKAWRDGRGAHQNIIPASTGAAKAVGKVIPSLSGKLTGMAFRVPTPDVSVVDLTCRLAQPTSYKAIKDAIKAAAKGPMAGILAYTEDEVVSTDFVSNTHSSIFDANAGIALNDNFVKLISWYDNEYGYSHRVVDLLLYMFSRDG is encoded by the exons ATGACGTCACGACGAGACGCTCCGGCCCCACTAACTTGGGCGCCCCGCACCGCAGTAACGTCCCGGCAGCTCCCGGAGCGACCAGGCAATGAAACCTTAGGCCATGTCGAAACGCGACATCGTCCTCACCAACGTCACCGTTGTCCAGCTACTGCGACAGCCGTGCCCGG ATTTGGACGCATCGGCCGCCTGGTGCTTCGCGCCTGCATGGAGAAGGGTGTTAAGGTGGTGGCAGTGAATGATCCATTCATTGACCCAGAATATATG GTGTACATGTTTAAATATGACTCCACCCATGGCCAGTACAAGGGGAACGTGGAATTCAGGAATGGACAGCTGGTCGTAGACAACCAGGAGATCAACGTCTTCCAGTG CAAGCAGCCCAGAGATATCCCCTGGAAGTCTGTTGGGAGCCCCTTTGTGGTGGAGTCCACGGGTGTGTACCTGTCGTTAGAGGAAACTTCG AACCACATTGAGGCAGGTGCCGCGCGTGTGGTAATCTGCGCACCGTCACCAGACGCGCCCATGTTTGTCATGGGGGTAAACGAGACGAACTATAACCCTGGCTCCATGAAAATTGTCAG CAATGCATCCTGCACCACCAACTGCCTGGCCCCCCTTGCCAAGGTCATCCATGAGCGATTTGGGATCGTGGAAGGGCTGATG aCCACAGTTCATTCCTACACTGCCACCCAGAAGACAGTGGACGGGCCATCAAAGAAGGCCTGGAGAGATGGACGGGGTGCCCACCAGAACATCATCCCAGCCTCCACAGGGGCTGCCAAGGCCGTGGGCAAAGTCATCCCATCCCTCAGCGG GAAGCTGACGGGAATGGCGTTCCGGGTGCCAACCCCTGATGTATCTGTTGTGGACCTGACCTGCCGCCTGGCCCAGCCTACCTCATACAAGGCCATCAAAGATGCCATAAAAGCAGCAGCCAAGGGGCCCATGGCTGGCATCCTTGCCTACACCGAGGATGAG GTTGTCTCCACGGACTTTGTGAGCAATACCCACTCGTCCATCTTCGATGCCAACGCCGGCATCGCGCTCAACGACAATTTCGTGAAGCTCATTTCCTG gtacGACAACGAATACGGCTACAGTCACCGGGTGGTGGACCTGCTCCTCTACATGTTCAGCCGAGACGGGTGA
- the GAPDHS gene encoding glyceraldehyde-3-phosphate dehydrogenase, testis-specific isoform X1 — protein MSKRDIVLTNVTVVQLLRQPCPVTRAPPPPEPKVEAEPEPQPKPQPEPEPKPEPVKEEAPPPAPKKVPVVQKLTVGINGFGRIGRLVLRACMEKGVKVVAVNDPFIDPEYMVYMFKYDSTHGQYKGNVEFRNGQLVVDNQEINVFQCKQPRDIPWKSVGSPFVVESTGVYLSLEETSNHIEAGAARVVICAPSPDAPMFVMGVNETNYNPGSMKIVSNASCTTNCLAPLAKVIHERFGIVEGLMTTVHSYTATQKTVDGPSKKAWRDGRGAHQNIIPASTGAAKAVGKVIPSLSGKLTGMAFRVPTPDVSVVDLTCRLAQPTSYKAIKDAIKAAAKGPMAGILAYTEDEVVSTDFVSNTHSSIFDANAGIALNDNFVKLISWYDNEYGYSHRVVDLLLYMFSRDG, from the exons ATGTCGAAACGCGACATCGTCCTCACCAACGTCACCGTTGTCCAGCTACTGCGACAGCCGTGCCCGG TGACCAGAGCACCACCCCCACCTGAGCCCAAGGTTGAGGCAGAGCCAGAGCCACAGCCCAAGCCCCAGCCTGAGCCAGAGCCTAAACCTGAGCCAGTCAAGGAGGaagccccgcctcctgcccctAAGAAGGTCCCTGTGGTTCAGAAGCTGACCGTGGGCATCAATGG ATTTGGACGCATCGGCCGCCTGGTGCTTCGCGCCTGCATGGAGAAGGGTGTTAAGGTGGTGGCAGTGAATGATCCATTCATTGACCCAGAATATATG GTGTACATGTTTAAATATGACTCCACCCATGGCCAGTACAAGGGGAACGTGGAATTCAGGAATGGACAGCTGGTCGTAGACAACCAGGAGATCAACGTCTTCCAGTG CAAGCAGCCCAGAGATATCCCCTGGAAGTCTGTTGGGAGCCCCTTTGTGGTGGAGTCCACGGGTGTGTACCTGTCGTTAGAGGAAACTTCG AACCACATTGAGGCAGGTGCCGCGCGTGTGGTAATCTGCGCACCGTCACCAGACGCGCCCATGTTTGTCATGGGGGTAAACGAGACGAACTATAACCCTGGCTCCATGAAAATTGTCAG CAATGCATCCTGCACCACCAACTGCCTGGCCCCCCTTGCCAAGGTCATCCATGAGCGATTTGGGATCGTGGAAGGGCTGATG aCCACAGTTCATTCCTACACTGCCACCCAGAAGACAGTGGACGGGCCATCAAAGAAGGCCTGGAGAGATGGACGGGGTGCCCACCAGAACATCATCCCAGCCTCCACAGGGGCTGCCAAGGCCGTGGGCAAAGTCATCCCATCCCTCAGCGG GAAGCTGACGGGAATGGCGTTCCGGGTGCCAACCCCTGATGTATCTGTTGTGGACCTGACCTGCCGCCTGGCCCAGCCTACCTCATACAAGGCCATCAAAGATGCCATAAAAGCAGCAGCCAAGGGGCCCATGGCTGGCATCCTTGCCTACACCGAGGATGAG GTTGTCTCCACGGACTTTGTGAGCAATACCCACTCGTCCATCTTCGATGCCAACGCCGGCATCGCGCTCAACGACAATTTCGTGAAGCTCATTTCCTG gtacGACAACGAATACGGCTACAGTCACCGGGTGGTGGACCTGCTCCTCTACATGTTCAGCCGAGACGGGTGA